A stretch of the Arthrobacter stackebrandtii genome encodes the following:
- a CDS encoding DEAD/DEAH box helicase: MNLLEQLATLNPQTSSDDDVLDAFLEWTLDRGLELYPAQEEAALELVSGNNVILSTPTGSGKSMVAIAAHFNAMARGAASYYTAPIKALVSEKFFALCEIFGAENVGMITGDSSVNQDAPIICCTAEILANIALREGEDADVGVVIMDEFHYYSDPQRGWAWQLPLLELPQSQFLLMSATLGDVSRFERELTELTNRDTTTVSSGERPIPLHYYYVQTGVHETLEELLATKQVPVYVVHFSQAEAIDRAQNLMSINVCTREEKDKIGELIAGFRFSAGFGKTLNRLVRHGIGVHHAGMLPKYRRLVEQLAQAGLLKVICGTDTLGVGINVPIRTVLLTALSKYDGVKTRVLQVREFQQIAGRAGRAGYDTAGTVIVQAPEHVIENTKAMAKAVAKFGDDQKKLRQVVKKKPMQGFVSWGEPTFTRLAESVPEPLTSSFTITHAMLLNLLERPGDPFAAAKALLTENHETPARQRALIRKAIGMYRELLGAGVVERIPEDELENDGRTVRLTVHLQMNFALNQPLSPFALAALDLLDAESPSYALDVISVIEATLEKPRQILSAQLKRARTEKITDMKAQGIEYDERMAILDQITYPMPLLEMLSDAFEVYRKAAPWMGDFELSPKSIIRDMYERAMNFGEYVQYYSLARSEGIVLRYLTDAYKALRQTVPQDALREDLEDIISWLGELVRQVDSSLLDEWEKMTSGEDSTAPEETALPPAPPRLTDNSRAFRVMVRNELFRRVELAADDDFEALGALDGDHGWDADRWADALDAYWDEHEWLESGPAARGPSLLHINPGASEWAVRQTVVDPEGNNDWFMAATVDLEASNEAGAAVVIFKEFSRM; the protein is encoded by the coding sequence ATGAATCTTCTTGAACAGCTCGCCACCCTGAACCCGCAAACCTCCTCCGACGACGACGTTTTGGACGCGTTCCTGGAGTGGACCCTGGACCGGGGGCTGGAGCTGTACCCGGCGCAGGAAGAGGCGGCGCTGGAGCTGGTCAGCGGCAACAACGTGATCCTGTCCACCCCCACGGGCTCGGGCAAGTCCATGGTGGCCATCGCGGCGCACTTCAACGCCATGGCCCGTGGTGCCGCCAGCTACTACACGGCCCCCATCAAGGCGCTTGTTTCCGAGAAGTTCTTTGCCCTGTGCGAGATCTTCGGGGCCGAGAACGTCGGCATGATCACGGGAGATTCCTCCGTGAACCAGGACGCCCCCATCATTTGCTGCACGGCGGAGATCCTGGCCAACATTGCGCTGCGCGAGGGCGAGGACGCCGACGTCGGCGTTGTCATCATGGACGAGTTCCACTACTACTCGGACCCGCAGCGCGGCTGGGCCTGGCAGCTGCCCCTGCTGGAGCTGCCGCAGTCGCAGTTCCTGCTCATGAGCGCCACCCTGGGTGACGTCAGCCGCTTCGAGCGTGAGCTGACGGAGCTGACCAACCGGGACACCACCACCGTCTCCTCGGGCGAACGCCCCATCCCCCTGCATTACTACTACGTCCAGACCGGCGTGCACGAGACCCTCGAGGAGCTGCTGGCCACCAAGCAGGTGCCCGTCTATGTGGTGCACTTCAGCCAGGCCGAGGCCATTGACCGCGCCCAGAACCTCATGAGCATCAACGTGTGCACCCGCGAGGAAAAGGACAAGATCGGCGAGCTCATTGCCGGGTTCCGCTTCTCCGCCGGATTCGGCAAGACCCTCAACCGGCTGGTGCGCCACGGCATCGGCGTCCACCACGCCGGCATGCTGCCCAAGTACCGCCGCCTGGTTGAGCAGCTGGCCCAGGCCGGGCTGCTGAAGGTCATCTGTGGCACCGACACCCTCGGCGTGGGCATCAACGTGCCCATCCGCACCGTGTTGCTGACCGCCCTGAGCAAGTACGACGGCGTGAAGACGCGCGTCTTGCAGGTGCGCGAGTTCCAGCAGATTGCCGGGCGCGCAGGCCGGGCCGGCTACGACACCGCAGGCACCGTCATTGTGCAGGCGCCAGAACATGTCATTGAAAACACCAAGGCCATGGCCAAGGCCGTGGCGAAGTTCGGCGACGACCAGAAGAAGCTGCGCCAGGTGGTCAAGAAGAAGCCCATGCAGGGCTTCGTGTCCTGGGGCGAGCCCACGTTCACGCGCCTGGCCGAATCCGTGCCGGAGCCGCTGACCTCCAGCTTCACCATCACGCACGCCATGCTGCTGAACCTGCTGGAACGCCCGGGCGACCCCTTCGCGGCCGCCAAGGCGCTGCTGACGGAGAACCACGAGACTCCGGCCAGGCAGCGCGCCCTGATCCGCAAGGCGATCGGCATGTACCGGGAACTCCTTGGCGCCGGTGTCGTGGAGCGCATCCCCGAGGACGAGCTCGAAAACGACGGCCGCACCGTCCGGCTCACGGTCCACCTGCAGATGAACTTTGCCCTGAACCAGCCACTCTCCCCCTTCGCCCTCGCTGCCCTGGACCTGCTCGACGCCGAGTCCCCCAGCTACGCGCTCGACGTCATCTCCGTCATCGAGGCAACCCTGGAGAAACCGCGCCAGATCCTCTCGGCCCAGCTCAAGCGCGCCCGCACCGAGAAGATCACGGACATGAAGGCGCAGGGCATCGAGTACGACGAGCGGATGGCGATCCTCGACCAGATCACCTACCCCATGCCGCTCCTGGAGATGCTCTCCGACGCCTTCGAGGTCTACCGCAAGGCCGCCCCGTGGATGGGCGACTTCGAGCTGAGCCCGAAGTCCATCATCCGCGACATGTACGAACGCGCCATGAACTTTGGCGAATACGTCCAGTACTACTCCCTGGCCCGCTCCGAGGGCATCGTGCTGCGCTACCTGACCGACGCCTACAAGGCGCTGCGCCAGACAGTCCCGCAGGATGCCCTGCGCGAGGACCTCGAGGACATCATCTCCTGGCTCGGCGAGCTGGTCCGCCAGGTCGACTCCAGCCTGCTGGATGAGTGGGAGAAGATGACCAGCGGCGAAGACTCAACCGCACCGGAGGAGACGGCCCTTCCGCCGGCACCGCCGCGCCTGACAGACAATTCCCGCGCCTTCCGGGTCATGGTCCGCAACGAGTTGTTCCGCCGCGTGGAGCTGGCCGCCGACGACGACTTTGAGGCCCTGGGGGCGCTCGACGGCGACCACGGCTGGGATGCCGACCGCTGGGCCGATGCGCTGGATGCGTACTGGGACGAGCACGAATGGCTGGAGTCCGGCCCGGCAGCGCGCGGCCCCTCCCTGCTGCACATCAATCCGGGCGCCTCGGAGTGGGCCGTCCGCCAAACCGTCGTTGATCCCGAAGGCAACAACGACTGGTTCATGGCGGCCACAGTGGATCTTGAGGCCTCCAACGAAGCCGGGGCCGCCGTCGTGATTTTCAAGGAATTCAGCAGGATGTGA
- a CDS encoding trans-aconitate 2-methyltransferase, whose amino-acid sequence MGEQEFLWEPAKYVEFGDHRNRPFLDLTSRIGAAAPRAVVDLGCGPGNLTATLSARWPGASVLGIDSSAAMVAEAQKLATPHDGVASAAASPHSAPGLAFARGDIADWHPGPDTDVVVSNAALQWVPGHLELMSGWLAELRPGAWLGVQVPGNFGAPSHMLMRELAASQRWRRQLDGVLRHDDAVAEPGDYLELLLRGGLRADVWETTYNQLLPGENPVLEWVRGTGLRPVLAALGSDSAEFEREYSALLAQAYPRGEHGTIFPFRRIFMVGEKQ is encoded by the coding sequence ATGGGCGAACAAGAATTCCTGTGGGAACCGGCCAAGTATGTGGAGTTTGGCGACCACCGCAACCGGCCGTTCCTGGACCTCACCTCCCGCATCGGCGCCGCCGCGCCCCGGGCTGTCGTGGACCTGGGCTGCGGCCCGGGCAACCTGACGGCCACGCTGTCCGCCCGCTGGCCCGGCGCCTCCGTGCTGGGGATCGACAGCTCCGCCGCCATGGTTGCGGAGGCGCAGAAACTTGCCACCCCGCACGACGGCGTTGCTTCCGCAGCTGCCTCGCCGCACAGTGCGCCGGGGCTGGCGTTTGCCAGGGGAGACATCGCCGACTGGCACCCCGGCCCCGACACCGACGTGGTGGTTTCCAATGCGGCCCTTCAGTGGGTGCCCGGCCACCTGGAACTCATGTCCGGCTGGCTCGCGGAGCTGCGCCCGGGCGCGTGGCTGGGAGTCCAGGTGCCCGGGAACTTTGGGGCGCCGTCGCACATGTTGATGCGGGAGCTGGCCGCCAGCCAAAGGTGGCGCAGGCAGCTGGACGGCGTGCTGCGGCACGACGACGCCGTGGCGGAACCGGGGGACTACCTGGAGCTGCTGCTGCGCGGCGGCCTGCGCGCGGATGTCTGGGAAACCACGTACAACCAATTGCTGCCGGGCGAGAACCCGGTGCTGGAGTGGGTGCGGGGCACCGGGCTGCGCCCCGTCCTTGCCGCCCTCGGTTCGGACAGCGCAGAATTTGAGCGGGAGTATTCGGCCCTGCTGGCCCAGGCCTATCCCCGCGGGGAGCACGGCACGATCTTTCCTTTTCGACGCATTTTCATGGTGGGAGAAAAACAATGA
- a CDS encoding PIG-L deacetylase family protein, which produces MTGFEEFPQDWQRALVLVAHPDDPEYGMAAAVAEWVAAGKEVSYVLATRGEAGIAGLAPAESGPLRVQEQWDACAHVGVTDLVFLDHPDGRIEEGLGLRRDFAREIRRVKPDLVLTLNHRDEWGQGRWNTADHRAVGRAVLDAVGDADNDWIFPELLEEGLPRHKARWVAVMSPRPTHAQAVSPGSIEKAVASLAEHKEYMRALSDMPVEDQARAQTEMVTEGGKVAFELYG; this is translated from the coding sequence ATGACCGGCTTTGAGGAATTTCCGCAGGACTGGCAGCGTGCGCTCGTGCTCGTGGCGCACCCGGACGACCCCGAGTACGGGATGGCTGCGGCCGTTGCCGAGTGGGTGGCTGCCGGCAAGGAGGTCAGCTATGTCCTCGCCACGCGCGGGGAGGCAGGGATTGCGGGCCTGGCGCCCGCGGAGTCGGGGCCGCTGCGTGTGCAGGAACAATGGGACGCCTGCGCGCATGTGGGCGTCACGGATCTGGTGTTCCTCGACCATCCCGACGGGCGGATTGAGGAGGGGTTGGGGCTGCGGCGCGACTTTGCCCGGGAAATCCGCCGGGTCAAGCCGGACCTGGTGCTGACGCTGAACCACCGCGACGAATGGGGGCAGGGACGCTGGAATACGGCCGACCACCGGGCCGTGGGCCGTGCCGTGCTGGATGCCGTGGGCGACGCCGACAACGACTGGATCTTCCCCGAGCTGCTGGAAGAAGGCCTGCCGCGGCACAAGGCGCGGTGGGTGGCTGTCATGTCGCCGCGGCCCACACATGCCCAGGCCGTCTCGCCCGGCAGCATTGAGAAGGCCGTGGCGTCACTGGCCGAACACAAGGAGTACATGCGGGCGCTGAGCGACATGCCCGTGGAGGACCAGGCGCGCGCGCAGACGGAAATGGTCACGGAGGGCGGGAAGGTGGCCTTCGAGCTTTACGGCTGA
- a CDS encoding ABC transporter ATP-binding protein, which produces MLFRLIARNLAPHKGALVAVVVLQFLSTIASLYLPTLNADIIDDGVVKGNIGLIMNLGLWMLLITAGQVLCAITATFLSAQLAMGVGRQIRRDLFNKVETFSSQEVGTIGAPSLITRTTNDVQQVQMLTLMSFTLMVMAPIMCIGGIVLAMAQDVPLSGLLLVILPVLIVAIGLIVRVLVPTFRKVQHQLDDINGVLREQVTGISVIRAFGRRDYEADRFATANGNLTASQLRAGRLMSLMFPTIFFVVNVTSVGVLWFGGQRIDAGDMQIGALTAFLSYIMQILMSVMMAMFMFMMIPRAAVSAERITEVLDTEASVVDAPGAVEVGRLDGTLRVTDAAFSYPGAQAPVLSGVTFTAAPGSTTAVIGSTGSGKSTLVNLIPRLLDATVGTIELGGHNIRDVALSGLRGSIGLVPQKAYLFTGTVASNVRMGNPEATDEQVWQALETAQAADFVRDMPGGLDAPIEQGGSNVSGGQRQRLCIARAVAARPSVYLFDDSFSALDYATDAKLRAALKPVTRDAAVLVVAQRVGTIRDADNILVLDEGRVVGQGTHEQLLLDCPTYQEIVTSQMSADDGSNGFQEVQA; this is translated from the coding sequence GTGCTGTTTAGATTGATCGCCCGCAATTTGGCGCCCCACAAGGGTGCGCTGGTTGCCGTGGTGGTGCTGCAGTTCCTCTCCACCATCGCCTCGCTCTACCTGCCCACGCTCAATGCGGACATCATCGACGACGGCGTGGTCAAGGGCAACATTGGTCTCATCATGAACCTGGGCCTCTGGATGCTGTTGATCACCGCGGGCCAGGTGCTGTGCGCCATCACTGCCACCTTCCTCAGCGCCCAACTCGCCATGGGTGTTGGGCGCCAGATCCGCCGCGACCTTTTCAACAAGGTGGAGACGTTCTCCTCCCAGGAAGTCGGTACGATCGGCGCCCCGTCGCTCATCACGCGCACCACCAACGACGTCCAGCAGGTGCAGATGCTGACGCTGATGTCGTTCACCCTGATGGTCATGGCGCCCATCATGTGCATCGGCGGCATCGTCCTCGCCATGGCCCAGGACGTGCCGCTCTCCGGCCTGCTCCTGGTCATCCTGCCCGTGCTGATCGTTGCCATCGGCCTGATTGTCCGCGTCCTGGTCCCCACCTTCCGCAAGGTCCAGCACCAGCTTGACGACATCAACGGCGTGCTCCGCGAGCAGGTCACCGGCATCAGCGTCATCCGCGCCTTTGGCCGCCGTGACTACGAGGCCGACCGCTTCGCCACCGCCAACGGAAACCTCACGGCATCCCAGCTGCGCGCCGGCCGCCTCATGTCCCTGATGTTCCCCACCATTTTCTTCGTCGTGAACGTCACCAGCGTCGGAGTGCTCTGGTTTGGCGGGCAGCGCATTGACGCCGGCGACATGCAGATCGGCGCCCTGACCGCGTTCCTGAGCTACATCATGCAGATCCTCATGTCCGTCATGATGGCCATGTTCATGTTCATGATGATCCCGCGCGCGGCTGTCAGCGCCGAACGCATCACCGAGGTCCTGGATACGGAGGCCAGCGTGGTCGACGCCCCCGGCGCCGTCGAGGTGGGCCGGCTCGACGGCACCCTGCGCGTCACCGACGCCGCGTTCAGCTACCCCGGCGCCCAGGCCCCCGTGCTCTCCGGCGTCACCTTCACCGCCGCCCCGGGAAGCACGACGGCGGTCATCGGCTCCACCGGCAGCGGCAAGTCGACCCTCGTGAACCTCATACCCAGGCTGTTGGATGCCACCGTGGGCACCATTGAGCTGGGCGGGCACAACATCAGGGATGTGGCCCTGTCCGGCCTGCGCGGCTCCATCGGCCTGGTCCCGCAAAAGGCGTACCTGTTCACCGGCACGGTGGCCAGCAACGTCCGCATGGGCAACCCGGAAGCCACCGACGAGCAGGTGTGGCAGGCCCTGGAAACCGCCCAGGCAGCCGACTTTGTCCGGGACATGCCGGGCGGGCTGGACGCGCCCATCGAACAGGGCGGCTCAAACGTCTCCGGCGGACAGCGCCAGCGCCTGTGCATCGCCCGGGCCGTCGCCGCCCGGCCCTCGGTGTACCTTTTTGACGACAGCTTCTCCGCCCTCGACTACGCCACCGACGCGAAGCTGCGCGCGGCCCTGAAACCCGTCACCCGGGACGCTGCCGTGCTGGTGGTGGCCCAGCGCGTGGGCACCATCCGGGATGCGGACAACATTCTGGTGCTCGACGAGGGCAGGGTTGTGGGGCAGGGCACGCATGAGCAGCTGCTCCTCGACTGCCCCACGTACCAGGAAATTGTCACCTCGCAAATGAGTGCCGACGACGGCAGCAACGGATTCCAGGAGGTGCAGGCATGA
- a CDS encoding ABC transporter ATP-binding protein, whose protein sequence is MSMMRGRGGPPQKAMQFGPSLKRILGLIAPDKWRITAVITMATISVGLSVVAPKILGHATDIIFNGVVGKMLEQFPAGTTKEQAVAALRASGQGQLADMLSGMNVVPGQGLDLAALGAVLTIVLCLYIAAFFFNWSQGFMTTGIVQRAMYRLRRDIEDKLDRLPMSHFQQESRGDLLSRVTNDIDNFSQTLNQTLTQVLIAVLTVGGVIGMMFSISPLLAGISLLTIPLIAGMTFMIAKRSQVQFAAQWRSTGELNGHVEEMFTGHEIIKAFGQQQQAIDKFATSNDELYASSAKAQFISGIIMPGTNFVSNLNYVVVAVLGGIQVAQGVITIGSVQAFIQYSRQFSQPLSQLASMINLLQSGVASAERVFELLDAEEQRPDHVPAAALAKPPAGRVAFDNVSFGYRPEQPLIKDLSFTAEPGETVAIVGPTGAGKTTLVNLLMRFYEIDGGTITIDGVNTALLTRDDLRSQFAMVLQDAWLFGGTIRENLAYGRLDATEAEIIEAAEATHVDHFVRSLPDGYDTVLTDDGGGLSQGQRQLMTIARAWVANPGILILDEATSSVDTRTEVMIRQAMNKLRANRTSFVIAHRLSTIRDADLILVMDQGSIIEQGTHEELLAGKGFYYDLYMSQFGEPLVEEVSQS, encoded by the coding sequence ATGAGCATGATGAGGGGCCGCGGCGGCCCGCCGCAAAAGGCCATGCAGTTCGGGCCAAGCCTCAAGCGCATCCTCGGGCTCATCGCCCCGGACAAGTGGCGCATCACGGCTGTGATCACCATGGCCACCATCTCCGTGGGGCTGTCGGTTGTGGCGCCCAAGATCCTGGGCCACGCCACCGACATCATCTTCAACGGCGTGGTGGGCAAGATGCTCGAGCAGTTCCCGGCCGGCACCACCAAGGAACAGGCCGTCGCGGCCCTGCGCGCGTCCGGTCAGGGGCAGCTGGCGGACATGCTCTCCGGCATGAACGTGGTCCCCGGCCAGGGCCTGGACCTGGCTGCACTGGGCGCGGTGCTGACCATTGTACTGTGCCTGTACATCGCGGCATTCTTCTTCAATTGGTCACAGGGCTTCATGACCACCGGCATTGTCCAGCGCGCCATGTACCGGCTGCGGCGCGACATTGAAGACAAGCTCGACCGGCTGCCCATGTCGCACTTTCAGCAGGAATCGCGCGGGGACCTGCTCTCCCGCGTCACCAACGACATTGACAACTTTTCGCAGACACTCAACCAGACCCTGACCCAGGTGCTCATCGCCGTGCTGACGGTGGGCGGGGTCATCGGCATGATGTTCTCCATCTCGCCCCTCCTGGCCGGCATCTCCCTGCTCACGATCCCGCTCATTGCGGGCATGACCTTCATGATCGCAAAACGCTCCCAGGTGCAGTTTGCCGCCCAGTGGCGCAGCACCGGAGAACTCAATGGCCACGTGGAGGAAATGTTCACGGGCCACGAGATCATCAAGGCCTTCGGCCAGCAGCAGCAGGCCATTGACAAGTTCGCCACCTCCAACGACGAGCTCTACGCCTCCAGCGCAAAGGCGCAGTTCATTTCCGGCATCATCATGCCGGGCACCAATTTTGTCTCCAACCTCAACTACGTGGTGGTGGCTGTGCTGGGCGGCATCCAGGTGGCGCAGGGCGTCATCACGATCGGCAGCGTGCAGGCATTCATCCAGTATTCGCGCCAGTTCAGCCAGCCGCTGTCCCAGCTGGCCAGCATGATCAACCTGCTGCAGTCCGGTGTCGCCTCCGCCGAGCGGGTGTTTGAGCTGCTCGACGCCGAGGAGCAGCGCCCCGACCACGTCCCGGCCGCGGCACTGGCGAAGCCCCCTGCCGGCAGGGTGGCCTTTGACAATGTCAGTTTTGGCTACAGGCCGGAGCAGCCGCTCATCAAGGATCTGTCCTTCACGGCGGAACCGGGGGAGACGGTCGCCATCGTCGGACCCACGGGCGCCGGAAAGACCACCCTTGTCAACCTGCTCATGCGCTTCTACGAGATTGACGGCGGCACCATCACGATCGACGGCGTCAACACGGCACTGCTGACCCGCGACGACCTCCGCAGCCAGTTCGCCATGGTGCTCCAGGACGCCTGGCTGTTTGGCGGAACGATCCGGGAGAACCTGGCCTACGGCAGGCTCGACGCCACGGAGGCGGAGATCATCGAGGCGGCCGAGGCCACCCACGTCGACCATTTCGTCCGATCCCTCCCCGACGGCTACGACACCGTGCTCACGGACGACGGCGGCGGACTCAGCCAGGGCCAGCGCCAGCTCATGACGATTGCCCGGGCCTGGGTGGCGAACCCCGGCATCCTGATCCTGGACGAGGCCACCAGCTCGGTGGACACCCGCACCGAGGTCATGATCCGCCAGGCCATGAACAAGCTGCGGGCCAACCGGACCAGCTTTGTCATCGCCCACCGGCTCTCCACCATCCGCGATGCCGACCTCATCCTGGTCATGGACCAGGGCAGCATCATCGAACAGGGAACCCACGAGGAACTGTTGGCCGGGAAGGGTTTCTACTACGATCTTTACATGAGCCAATTTGGCGAGCCCCTGGTGGAAGAAGTGAGCCAATCATGA
- a CDS encoding GntR family transcriptional regulator translates to MNAMDILMRRWRLETESTVPPFEQVRLRILDLAASGELAVGTKLPSVRALAADLGVAANTVARAYRELEQAGVVVTAGRSGTSVATGGDRLAAKVADAADAFAAVVRELGVPQAQALRIVTAALERG, encoded by the coding sequence ATGAATGCCATGGACATCCTGATGCGCCGCTGGCGCCTGGAAACAGAATCCACCGTGCCGCCGTTTGAGCAGGTCCGGCTGCGCATCCTGGACCTCGCCGCCTCCGGAGAACTGGCCGTGGGAACCAAGCTTCCCTCGGTCAGGGCGTTGGCGGCCGACCTTGGCGTGGCCGCCAACACGGTGGCACGGGCCTACCGCGAACTGGAACAGGCCGGCGTGGTCGTGACGGCGGGGCGCAGCGGCACCTCCGTCGCCACCGGAGGGGACCGGCTGGCCGCAAAGGTGGCCGATGCCGCGGACGCCTTTGCCGCCGTCGTGCGCGAACTCGGGGTTCCGCAGGCACAGGCGCTGCGGATCGTCACCGCAGCACTGGAACGCGGGTAA